In a genomic window of Babylonia areolata isolate BAREFJ2019XMU chromosome 3, ASM4173473v1, whole genome shotgun sequence:
- the LOC143280593 gene encoding uncharacterized protein LOC143280593: MDEAMEVDNRPPGSICANDYIKFISSDDHELIIHKKFCRHSQVIQNMIDVPEPYKPDGQRETPSRSDKPEELKCKTFSSYALWIMCTFLMFKTRCIDTGNVGDMQVTAQHALAVFEVADYFQI; encoded by the exons ATGGACGAGGCCATGGAAGTGGACAACCGACCGCCGGGGTCCATCTGTGCAAATGACTACATCAAGTTCATCAGCAGCGACGACCATGAGCTCATCATCCACAAAAAGTTCTGCCGACACTCCCAGGTTATCCAGAACATGATCGACGTTCCAGAACCATATAAACCCG ACGGACAAAGGGAGACGCCAAGCAGGTCGGATAAGCCGGAAGAACTGAAATGCAAAACGTTTTC ATCGTACGCATTGTGGATCATGTGCACCTTCCTGATGTTCAAGACGCGTTGCATCGACACGGGCAATGTCGGAGACATGCAGGTCACCGCGCAACACGCGTTAGCAGTGTTTGAGGTGGCCGATTATTTCCAAATTTGA
- the LOC143280594 gene encoding DEP domain-containing protein 1A-like, whose protein sequence is MWNDVHKMETRKRLSCPETSGLGPYKATKLWNDAVTAFRQGVPRGKHRRFMRTAEDCFLGSTAVDWLMEYLKKQKDFGSDVTRQQTTHLLNKFYRAGIFEEIQVSRRGRNKADFSDSNRLYRLLPVSPSKGTRVPLAVRTSNITPQPLKISKDEKRSQPDKEEEKERTSVRKEETAVTAADPALAIDRLPQCHLMGRFLTGSQIGEIWKTAALSRLKKVLGVGSLEDILQDYTVEGAHVRHNCIFLNKSGIVTNIQPQDQLPHWVLSAMKCLARWPEKAEGDLPSYPGFEKDVFGVVRDYFIGLQEPLITYELYDIIINVFVQACNQLPRHSSPFSHAARDEKRFGYSLWSDSSLENVILNLTRNTGNLLAGRPASNLHASHSSQHLAPSVRANSQSTLGQLSDLSSLTASKQFRSNPDLQVSRYETAFGPENQTVTRVYFCNGLATDFHHNSVEEQEALSPVETHFDVVTDNSQRQSTHISFDRVSRSSSLSRNKPSDLDEESLKNSVGQSRSYNSYQRQQKKLGAHDSATFASLSEPRQEPEPADKKPPSPSWDKGRKPPPYRRTRAERHHTFSGSQFGMGREMERGVLDDWDRQMSASISHLPGLKPVGADSQPASISEAASRQRTARSLGLSSGRGAKRPSSLYLNFPQSGLHEERATKALQVVCLFLPPASRRKLHFLLKLMSKMAANPFLTFDPNQSTRSLVLGTFQHAVLRAPEETDLDAVLVFQLVSFLVDHHMDIMAVPTDMKDVVEDRLRDLEKPQIVYSPQDRSTLRFAKPVSMEQYEKEKIRHSHTALLELLDSIVRDENMADREKRRRLKQFQKTYPQLYKQRFPDTATDPLQADLRSRGKPPLFVRPLQRLRGLRV, encoded by the exons ATGTGGAACGATGTCCACAAAATGGAGACGAGGAAAAGATTAAGCTGCCCAGAAACATCTGGTCTTGGGCCATACAAGGCAACCAAACTG TGGAATGATGCAGTCACTGCATTCCGACAAGGCGTGCCTAGAGGAAAGCATCGGCGGTTCATGCGCACTGCAGAAGATTGCTTTCTGGGTTCTACAGCAGTGGACTGGTTGATGGAATATCTGAAGAAGCAAAAAGACTTTGGTTCAGATGTCACAAG ACAGCAGACGACACATTTGCTCAACAAGTTTTACAGGGCTGGTATCTTTGAAGAAATTCAGGTGTCAAGAAGAGGTCGCAACAAAGCAGACTTCAGTGATAGCAATCGTCTTTACAG GCTTTTACCAGTGTCTCCAAGCAAAGGTACACGGGTGCCCTTAGCTGTTCGCACAAGTAACATCACTCCCCAGCCCTTAAAAATTAGCAAGGATGAGAAGCGTAGTCAGCCagacaaagaagaggaaaaggagagaacATCTGTCAGAAAAGAGGAAACGGCAGTGACAGCAGCTGACCCTGCTCTTGCCATTGATCGCCTACCGCAGTGCCACTTGATGGGACGATTTCTGACGGGGTCACAGATTGGTGAAATCTGGAAGACTGCTGCACTTAGCAG ACTGAAGAAGGTGTTGGGTGTGGGGAGCCTGGAGGATATTCTGCAAGACTACACTGTGGAGGGGGCCCACGTCCGACACAACTGTATCTTCCTCAACAAGAGTGGCATCGTCACTAACATTCAGCCACAAG ATCAACTGCCACACTGGGTTCTTTCAGCAATGAAGTGCCTTGCTCGAT GGCCAGAGAAGGCGGAAGGCGACTTGCCCAGCTACCCCGGTTTTGAGAAGGATGTGTTTGGCGTTGTCAGGGACTACTTCATTGGCCTTCAGGAGCCCCTCATCACCTATGAGTtgtatgacatcatcatcaacgtgtTTG TGCAAGCATGCAATCAACTCCCTCGTCACTCCTCTCCGTTCTCACATGCTGCACGGGATGAGAAGCGCTTTGGCTACAGTCTGTGGTCTGACTCTTCTCTGGAGAATGTGATTCTCAACCTGACACGCAA CACAGGCAATCTGCTTGCTGGGCGTCCTGCCTCTAACCTGCATGCTTCTCACAGTTCACAGCACTTGGCCCCGTCTGTTCGGGCAAACTCACAGTCCACTCTGGGGCAACTTTCAGACTTGTCCAGCTTAACGGCCAGCAAGCAGTTTCGCTCCAACCCAGACCTGCAAGTGTCACGCTATGAGACAGCGTTTGGTCCTGAAAACCAGACTGTGACCCGTGTGTACTTCTGCAATGGTTTGGCCACTGACTTCCATCACAACTCTGTTGAGGAACAGGAAGCGCTGTCCCCAGTGGAGACCCACTTTGATGTGGTCACAGACAATTCACAGCGCCAGTCTACACACATCAGTTTTGATCGTGTGAGCAGGTCCTCCAGCCTCAGTAGGAACAAACCGTCAGACCTTGATGAAGAATCTTTGAAAAATTCTGTTGGTCAGTCTCGCAGTTACAACTCTTATCAGCGGCAACAGAAAAAGTTGGGTGCTCATGATTCAGCCACCTTTGCATCATTGTCTGAGCCAAGACAGGAACCTGAACCAGCAGACAAAAAGCCTCCATCTCCATCATGGGACAAGGGGAGAAAGCCACCCCCCTATCGCCGCACTCGAGCAGAGCGCCACCACACATTTTCAGGATCACAGTTTGGGATGGGccgtgagatggagagaggggttcTGGACGACTGGGACAGGCAGATGTCGGCTTCAATATCTCATCTGCCCGGCCTGAAACCTGTGGgggcagacagccagccagccagcataTCAGAGGCTGCCTCCAGACAGAGGACTGCCAGGAGCCTGGGGCTTTCCTCTGGACGAGGGGCAAAGCGGCCGTCTTCACTGTACCTGAATT TCCCTCAGTCAGGACTTCACGAAGAGAGAGCCACGAAAGCTCTGCAGGTGGTCTGCCTCTTCCTGCCACCGGCCTCACGACGCAAGCTGCATTTTCTCCTCAAACTGATGAGCAAGATGGCTGCCAACCCCTTTCTCACCTTTGATCCAAACCAGTCTACTCGCAGTCTG gttTTGGGAACGTTCCAACACGCAGTGCTGCGGGCACCAGAGGAGACTGATCTGGACGCGGTGTTGGTCTTCCAGCTGGTGTCCTTTCTGGTGGACCACCACATGGACATCATGGCTGTGCCCACCGACATGAAGGATGTTGTGGAGGACAGGCTCAGGGACCTTGAGAAACCTCAG ATCGTGTATTCACCGCAGGACCGAAGCACGCTGCGCTTTGCAAAGCCAGTGTCCATGGAGCAGTATGAGAAAGAGAAGATACGCCATTCCCACACAGCTCTGCTGGAGCTGCTGGATAGCATCGTCCGTGATGAGAACATGGCTGATCGAGAGAAGAGGCGACGGTTGAAACAG ttcCAGAAAACCTACCCCCAGCTGTACAAGCAGCGATTCCCTGACACGGCCACTGACCCCCTTCAGGCCGACCTTCGGTCCCGAGGCAAACCTCCACTGTTTGTCCGACCCCTGCAGAGGCTGAGAGGACTGCGTGTGTGA